A genomic window from Ascaphus truei isolate aAscTru1 chromosome 1, aAscTru1.hap1, whole genome shotgun sequence includes:
- the NDNF gene encoding protein NDNF isoform X2: MLLSHWYITLFLLPVCLRSQKLPTRDEELFQMQIRDKTLFHDSSVIPDGAEISGYIFRDNPKRYFFVVEEDNTPLSVIITPCDAPLEWRLTLQELPEEASGEGSGKPEPLEQQKQQIINEEGTELFSYKGNDVEYFVSSSSPSGLYQLELISTEKDTHFKVYATTTPESDQPYPELPYDPRVDVTALGRTTITLAWKPTPTSSVLKQPIQYCVVINKEHNFKSICAVEAKMNADDAFMMAPKPGLDFSPFDFAHFGFPSDNDAGKDRGFISKTSSSKMLRQIAAKPKVDLQKVCIGNKNIFTVSDLKPDTQYYFDVFAVNAATNMSTAYVGTFARTKEEAKQKTVELKDGKVTDIFIKRKGAKFLRFAPVSSHQKVTFSVHSCLDAIQIQVRRDGKLLLSQSVEGVRQFQLRGKPKAKYMIRLKGSKKGASMLKILATSKFNKQPFPSLPDDTRIKAFDKLRTCSSVTVAWLGTQDRNKFCVYKKEVDDDYSEEQKKREQNQCLGPDTRKKSEKVICKYFHSQNIHKAVTTETIKGLQPGKSYMLDVYVMGHGGHSVKYQSKVVKTRKFC, translated from the exons ATGTTGCTGTCTCACTGGTACATCACTTTATTTCTACTGCCAGTCTGCTTGAGATCCCAGAAGTTACCAACCAGAGATGAGGAACTCTTCCAGATGCAGATCAGAGACAAGACTTTGTTTCACGACTCATCTGTAATTCCTGATGGAGCTGAAATCAGTGGCTATATTTTCAGAGACAACCCTAAAAG GTATTTCTTTGTGGTGGAAGAAGATAATACACCTTTATCGGTTATAATCACACCATGTGATGCACCGTTGGAGTGGAGATTAACCCTACAGGAGCTCCCAGAAGAGGCCAGTGGAGAAGGATCAG GTAAACCTGAACCACTTGAGCAGCAAAAGCAGCAGATCATAAATGAAGAAGGCACAGAGTTGTTCTCTTATAAAGGCAATGATGTGGAATATTTTGTTTCTTCAAGCTCCCCATCCGGTTTGTACCAACTGGAGTTAATTTCAACTGAAAAGGACACACATTTCAAGGTTTACGCCACCACAACACCAGAGTCTGATCAGCCTTATCCAGAATTACCTTATGATCCAAGAGTTGATGTGACAGCACTTGGACGTACAACAATCACATTGGCATGGAAACCTACTCCAACATCATCCGTTCTCAAACAACCAATTCAGTATTGTGTTGTCATCAACAAGGAGCACAATTTTAAAAGCATTTGTGCAGTCGAAGCTAAAATGAATGCAGATGATGCATTCATGATGGCTCCTAAACCCGGGCTAGACTTCAGCCCTTTTGACTTTGCCCACTTTGGTTTTCCTTCAGACAACGATGCTGGCAAAGATCGTGGTTTTATTTCAAAAACATCCTCCTCAAAGATGTTACGGCAAATAGCTGCCAAACCAAAGGTGGATCTTCAGAAGGTTTGCATTGGGAACAAAAATATATTCACAGTGTCTGATCTGAAGCCTGACACCCAGTACTACTTTGATGTTTTTGCCGTAAACGCGGCCACAAATATGAGCACTGCTTACGTTGGAACATTTGCTCGAACCAAAGAGGAGGCAAAGCAGAAAACCGTGGAGCTGAAGGATGGTAAAGTTACTGACATATTCATAAAGAGAAAGGGTGCAAAGTTTTTAAGGTTTGCTCCAGTTTCTTCACACCAAAAAGTTACATTTTCTGTTCACTCTTGTTTGGATGCCATCCAAATCCAAGTCAGAAGAGATGGAAAGCTACTTTTGTCACAGAGCGTGGAAGGTGTACGTCAGTTTCAGCTTAGAGGAAAACCCAAAGCTAAATACATGATCAGACTCAAAGGAAGCAAAAAAGGTGCTTCAATGTTAAAGATTTTGGCAACTTCAAAGTTTAACAAGCAACCATTCCCTTCTCTGCCTGACGATACGAGAATCAAAGCCTTTGACAAGCTACGTACATGTTCCTCTGTCACAGTAGCATGGTTGGGCACACAAGATAGAAATAAATTTTGTGTTTACAAAAAAGAAGTGGACGATGATTACAGCGAGGAGCAAAAGAAACGAGAACAAAACCAGTGTCTGGGGCCAGATACAAGAAAGAAATCAGAAAAAGTTATCTGTAAATACTTCCACAGCCAGAATATCCACAAAGCAGTAACCACAGAGACAATTAAAGGGCTGCAGCCTGGAAAGTCTTACATGCTCGATGTTTATGTCATGGGTCACGGAGGCCACTCAGTCAAATATCAAAGCAAAGTAGTAAAAACAAGAAAGTTCTGTTAG
- the NDNF gene encoding protein NDNF isoform X1, translating into MSLRNLFLEGRGILSLDSGSWTMLLSHWYITLFLLPVCLRSQKLPTRDEELFQMQIRDKTLFHDSSVIPDGAEISGYIFRDNPKRYFFVVEEDNTPLSVIITPCDAPLEWRLTLQELPEEASGEGSGKPEPLEQQKQQIINEEGTELFSYKGNDVEYFVSSSSPSGLYQLELISTEKDTHFKVYATTTPESDQPYPELPYDPRVDVTALGRTTITLAWKPTPTSSVLKQPIQYCVVINKEHNFKSICAVEAKMNADDAFMMAPKPGLDFSPFDFAHFGFPSDNDAGKDRGFISKTSSSKMLRQIAAKPKVDLQKVCIGNKNIFTVSDLKPDTQYYFDVFAVNAATNMSTAYVGTFARTKEEAKQKTVELKDGKVTDIFIKRKGAKFLRFAPVSSHQKVTFSVHSCLDAIQIQVRRDGKLLLSQSVEGVRQFQLRGKPKAKYMIRLKGSKKGASMLKILATSKFNKQPFPSLPDDTRIKAFDKLRTCSSVTVAWLGTQDRNKFCVYKKEVDDDYSEEQKKREQNQCLGPDTRKKSEKVICKYFHSQNIHKAVTTETIKGLQPGKSYMLDVYVMGHGGHSVKYQSKVVKTRKFC; encoded by the exons ATGAGTCTACGCAACCTGTTTCTGGAGGGACGTGGAATTCTCTCTTTGGACTCTGGCAGCTGGAC GATGTTGCTGTCTCACTGGTACATCACTTTATTTCTACTGCCAGTCTGCTTGAGATCCCAGAAGTTACCAACCAGAGATGAGGAACTCTTCCAGATGCAGATCAGAGACAAGACTTTGTTTCACGACTCATCTGTAATTCCTGATGGAGCTGAAATCAGTGGCTATATTTTCAGAGACAACCCTAAAAG GTATTTCTTTGTGGTGGAAGAAGATAATACACCTTTATCGGTTATAATCACACCATGTGATGCACCGTTGGAGTGGAGATTAACCCTACAGGAGCTCCCAGAAGAGGCCAGTGGAGAAGGATCAG GTAAACCTGAACCACTTGAGCAGCAAAAGCAGCAGATCATAAATGAAGAAGGCACAGAGTTGTTCTCTTATAAAGGCAATGATGTGGAATATTTTGTTTCTTCAAGCTCCCCATCCGGTTTGTACCAACTGGAGTTAATTTCAACTGAAAAGGACACACATTTCAAGGTTTACGCCACCACAACACCAGAGTCTGATCAGCCTTATCCAGAATTACCTTATGATCCAAGAGTTGATGTGACAGCACTTGGACGTACAACAATCACATTGGCATGGAAACCTACTCCAACATCATCCGTTCTCAAACAACCAATTCAGTATTGTGTTGTCATCAACAAGGAGCACAATTTTAAAAGCATTTGTGCAGTCGAAGCTAAAATGAATGCAGATGATGCATTCATGATGGCTCCTAAACCCGGGCTAGACTTCAGCCCTTTTGACTTTGCCCACTTTGGTTTTCCTTCAGACAACGATGCTGGCAAAGATCGTGGTTTTATTTCAAAAACATCCTCCTCAAAGATGTTACGGCAAATAGCTGCCAAACCAAAGGTGGATCTTCAGAAGGTTTGCATTGGGAACAAAAATATATTCACAGTGTCTGATCTGAAGCCTGACACCCAGTACTACTTTGATGTTTTTGCCGTAAACGCGGCCACAAATATGAGCACTGCTTACGTTGGAACATTTGCTCGAACCAAAGAGGAGGCAAAGCAGAAAACCGTGGAGCTGAAGGATGGTAAAGTTACTGACATATTCATAAAGAGAAAGGGTGCAAAGTTTTTAAGGTTTGCTCCAGTTTCTTCACACCAAAAAGTTACATTTTCTGTTCACTCTTGTTTGGATGCCATCCAAATCCAAGTCAGAAGAGATGGAAAGCTACTTTTGTCACAGAGCGTGGAAGGTGTACGTCAGTTTCAGCTTAGAGGAAAACCCAAAGCTAAATACATGATCAGACTCAAAGGAAGCAAAAAAGGTGCTTCAATGTTAAAGATTTTGGCAACTTCAAAGTTTAACAAGCAACCATTCCCTTCTCTGCCTGACGATACGAGAATCAAAGCCTTTGACAAGCTACGTACATGTTCCTCTGTCACAGTAGCATGGTTGGGCACACAAGATAGAAATAAATTTTGTGTTTACAAAAAAGAAGTGGACGATGATTACAGCGAGGAGCAAAAGAAACGAGAACAAAACCAGTGTCTGGGGCCAGATACAAGAAAGAAATCAGAAAAAGTTATCTGTAAATACTTCCACAGCCAGAATATCCACAAAGCAGTAACCACAGAGACAATTAAAGGGCTGCAGCCTGGAAAGTCTTACATGCTCGATGTTTATGTCATGGGTCACGGAGGCCACTCAGTCAAATATCAAAGCAAAGTAGTAAAAACAAGAAAGTTCTGTTAG